TTCTCGTTTGGTTTCAAGGAATTTCTGTGACGCGAAGTACTATAGTTGTCACTCAGTGTGCTGGTTCTTGATTTCCGCTACGTGGAAGTCGAGTGATTTTGTGTCTTATTATATTGTTTTGATGTTATCAAATAAAGTGTGAATTATTAAGAAAGGTTAACCAAGGCTTCTTTCTGAATTTTCAGTAATATCATAGTCCAGCATACTTTCTTTTGTTCGATGTACATTAGTGTGTAATACTcgaggtgattccctttttgcGTTCTACGTCATCAACAGCGAGGTTTTTTCCAGAAGTTCATGCGTACACGGATTCATGCATCTACTCGCAAGCGCTCTCCCTATACATATTTCTCTCTTGTCATCCTATAGGACATATCCTTCTTGTTTTTGAATCTGTAGGATCTGTACAAACGCTAATGACCAGTGTTGTACCTCTGATGGCAAGAACACTCTATAAAATGGACGCTTTTGTCGGGTGCAGTTTTGGCCATTTTTGAAAGCTGGTTTGCATACATTCATGTGCATCAACTGGGGCTCGGGACGAATTTCAAAAAGACAATCATGTTGAGTTGAATACCTCTTTTAAAGAAAAGCAACACAAAATGTCTTGGGTGCGAAGGAGTTGATAATGTTTTATTCTTTGAACAGATAACAAGCATGTGCTTTCAGCTATTTGTCTGTGATGTTGCAGTTACAATTCCTTACGAATTCCAACCCCTCATAATACGTTGTATCCAACTTTCTTCCTGTTGCATACTCCTCTCGCATCTTCTGAAATATCCATTCCTCTAGACAATCCAGGGCCAAGAACTGAAAGTCTAAATGCAACTTATTTACAAAAAGTTCTTTTCTTGTGGTCAAAGTTTGCAAATCCCCAACGCCCATGACGCAGACCTGGCGGACAAATCTCCCCTGACAGTCCGTGTCGGGGAGCCACACCATATATCGGGAGAGAAATGGCTTCCTGGAGTTGATGTTGGTTTCCGGTAAATTGCCTGAAATCAAAACATGAATATGACACATTTTCTTGCCCGGTTATAGGTGGTGACCGTCGTTTACGTTACGTACCTCTTTTTTTCGTGAAGACTCGTGTAAAGCTTACATGAAGACTCGTGTAAGCCATACATGAAGACTTGTTACATACCTGTGTACGCCCCTGGTGCCCCAAGATGTGCATTGTGCTGCAGCGTAGAGAAATACGTCTCCTCGGGATAACGCGTGTCCTCCACCCATTTATAGAATGTGTGCGCCTTGGGGTCATTGACGATGAAGTCAACAAAGCCCCTGCTGGCTGTCATGTGCATGTTTCCCTTATACGGAACAATCTGAAGGGGTGGCGGAGGCTTACGCTTCTTCGTCTTGTAGGAATATCGGAACCGGTGGGTGCTTCTCCTGGAAAGAAATTCGATCAAACCATAGTGGGTAGGTTCGCGCTGAATGCGATTGTGACCACGCGTATAGTATGTATGGCAGCACTGCACCCAAGAGATCGCGTGCGTTGTGTAAAAAATCCAGCGAAATCGTATTTCAATGAAAACCTAATACTTGGCAAGCTGGtccacggtgggtaaaggtatcagTTTGCcgaagaaaaatacgtgcttacctggagaggaaatgacgacacaaaagaaacatacaaaagattagttcattttgaggggcgtaaggcccgcattttttatccgattgtacccctcccAACACTgaaatgggagggccttgtttctattgtgtggTCAAGGGTAAGTTTTCACTGAGTGTGATTGCGAGAACGCACCGCGCGATATGAATTTGAagctattcaatttcaagtgtGCCTTTTTTACACCTAATATATTATGGGGATGGTACATGCTTTCCAATCTACTTACCTTTTGAGAGTTCCCTCCAGATCGTTGGCCCCGCGAAGAGCCTTTAAGATCCGCACCAGCTCACCATTTGTCTTCAAGGGAAACTCCTGGCCAGTCAAGTTGATGAAATATCGCCATTTTGTACTGTGCTTGAGGAGCGCCGCCATGCATATCAAATCGGGCATCATCATGCTGGGTTTCCCCCATGTTACATTAACTCGTATCGGAGCATGAAAAACATTCGGGAAGCAGTTGATGATCTTTGTGACAGTCTCGTAGGTTTCATTGGACGTTTTTGCATCCACGTGGATGCAATAAACGTTTTGAGGCCGATAGATTGCGCGCAGGAGACGCTCTACTTGCTCTACATCTTTGTACATGACTATTGAATACGCGATTGGATAATCCTCTTCCTCTGACGTCATCGAACCCATGACGTAACCACGTTCCTTTTGAAAAGTTGCGCAGTCCTTAGTTAAATCTGAATACTGTGAATTCGAAATCATGTGTCGATGATGTGTCTTAATGAATTCCGTTGCCCTTTGGACCGCCATCTTTCCCGAAGAACCGGACTGCCATAAATCGGGGCAGGAGAAATCGGTATTCCTAggaaaaattccgtggtcattCGATTTACGGCCCGTTTTTTTCACtcgccaaaacagaaaaataaaCAATACCAGATTTATCATGAGTAAAATACGATGATGTTTTAAAATAAACCGTAATGTGTTCATATTTGACTTCGTGATATATAACATTGGTTAATACATGTTACAGTGAAATGATAGCCATATATGCACCGAGCACAAGCTGTCATGAACCGAATTGTTAGGGACGATCAATATCACCAATTCAAATCGATGGGGTGATATAATACAAACCTTTAGTCTGTCGGGAAAAAAATACACAGGTGTAGTATAGTCTAAAATGTTCCCCTGGAGAAAGTGTCAGCCCCGCATGAATGGTTTTACTGCATGGACATTACAGTCCATTGTTATTCGCCAGCCATTGTGTAATTCACAAGTGTGGAAGCGCGCTCTGATCTTTACGTTGTTGCCTAACTTTGGTATCCCTTTCGTCTTAAAGATGACCAATCTGTTCTAGGGGCAATAAAACACGAGTTTTGTTTTTCACAACTACAGCATTTTGAAACGGCCCCTGACAGATGGCACATCTGAAACATAAGTCTTGATTGATTTTTCGATG
The sequence above is a segment of the Lineus longissimus chromosome 12, tnLinLong1.2, whole genome shotgun sequence genome. Coding sequences within it:
- the LOC135497083 gene encoding beta-1,3-galactosyl-O-glycosyl-glycoprotein beta-1,6-N-acetylglucosaminyltransferase-like isoform X2, producing the protein MLYITKSNMNTLRFILKHHRILLMINLVLFIFLFWRVKKTGRKSNDHGIFPRNTDFSCPDLWQSGSSGKMAVQRATEFIKTHHRHMISNSQYSDLTKDCATFQKERGYVMGSMTSEEEDYPIAYSIVMYKDVEQVERLLRAIYRPQNVYCIHVDAKTSNETYETVTKIINCFPNVFHAPIRVNVTWGKPSMMMPDLICMAALLKHSTKWRYFINLTGQEFPLKTNGELVRILKALRGANDLEGTLKRRSTHRFRYSYKTKKRNLPETNINSRKPFLSRYMVWLPDTDCQGRFVRQVCVMGVGDLQTLTTRKELFVNKLHLDFQFLALDCLEEWIFQKMREEYATGRKLDTTYYEGLEFVRNCNCNITDK
- the LOC135497083 gene encoding beta-1,3-galactosyl-O-glycosyl-glycoprotein beta-1,6-N-acetylglucosaminyltransferase 3-like isoform X1, translating into MLYITKSNMNTLRFILKHHRILLMINLVLFIFLFWRVKKTGRKSNDHGIFPRNTDFSCPDLWQSGSSGKMAVQRATEFIKTHHRHMISNSQYSDLTKDCATFQKERGYVMGSMTSEEEDYPIAYSIVMYKDVEQVERLLRAIYRPQNVYCIHVDAKTSNETYETVTKIINCFPNVFHAPIRVNVTWGKPSMMMPDLICMAALLKHSTKWRYFINLTGQEFPLKTNGELVRILKALRGANDLEGTLKRRSTHRFRYSYKTKKRKPPPPLQIVPYKGNMHMTASRGFVDFIVNDPKAHTFYKWVEDTRYPEETYFSTLQHNAHLGAPGAYTGNLPETNINSRKPFLSRYMVWLPDTDCQGRFVRQVCVMGVGDLQTLTTRKELFVNKLHLDFQFLALDCLEEWIFQKMREEYATGRKLDTTYYEGLEFVRNCNCNITDK